A genomic window from Pelagicoccus albus includes:
- a CDS encoding serine/threonine protein kinase, giving the protein MSSQAAREEEIFDVARTLSDPQERTAFLQEKCEGDEALQRRLESMLETVLEADAFFDEGAQAINSAEIGEKLRKDPEEEEEVGVKIGRYRLLQRLGDGGCGVVYLAEQEEPVRRAVAMKIIRLGMETERVISRFEAERQALAMMDHPNIARVFDAGETSSGSPYFVMEHVRGEALTDYCRNHSLGIIARLKLFTQVCHAIQHAHQKGIIHGDIKPSNIIVSEHDGGAVPRVIDFGIARATEAGFSEMMLFSGPDKQVLGTPSYMSPEQVQLGGLDVDTRSDVYSLGVLLYELLTGVTPFDKDRLAFVGIADLRRIIGHENPPLPSERFSKLDKNEALEIAEKLNKTPGGLVDRLKGDLDCIIMKAMSKDRRRRYETADALATELKRYLEDEPVMAHPPSFFYTHRKMVKRNRPVFIASTVVTLTLIFGLGLSTWLLLREREARQRAEAAEQIQARLRQEAEFRQQLTSAAMLVSEEAFAEADLMVGSIDLTEATMEGSAVVRALGDWHVTNGRWRLAAERFKTLLQINQLEGQDIATLDYLELGPVLIELGDLDEYDRFRREATERFSGVEIPFADRILKISLLASANESMLASLEPFAEAAVQAVEVGEEAGDTFQASWGSMSLALYEYRRGNYPRAVSYANRCLSYPDPNASRNATAKLIQAMAFYKMGRTDEARESFQAGSKVIEEKFENELIRGNPVLGFWFDWIFARIIERESSRLLGN; this is encoded by the coding sequence ATGAGTTCTCAGGCCGCTCGAGAAGAGGAGATTTTTGACGTCGCTCGCACCCTGAGCGATCCGCAGGAGCGGACTGCTTTTCTGCAGGAGAAATGCGAGGGCGACGAAGCCTTGCAACGCCGTCTAGAGTCCATGTTGGAGACTGTTTTGGAGGCGGACGCGTTTTTTGATGAAGGGGCGCAGGCCATTAATTCTGCCGAGATCGGGGAGAAGCTTCGCAAGGACCCCGAAGAGGAGGAGGAAGTCGGCGTCAAGATTGGCCGCTACCGCCTTTTACAGCGCTTAGGAGATGGTGGATGCGGAGTGGTTTATCTCGCGGAGCAGGAAGAGCCAGTCCGTCGCGCGGTAGCCATGAAGATCATCCGTCTTGGAATGGAGACGGAAAGGGTGATTTCCCGTTTCGAAGCGGAGCGACAGGCTTTGGCGATGATGGACCATCCCAACATCGCCCGCGTTTTTGACGCCGGCGAAACAAGTAGCGGCTCGCCTTACTTCGTCATGGAGCACGTGCGGGGCGAAGCGTTGACGGATTATTGCCGGAACCACTCCCTTGGTATCATCGCCCGCCTTAAGCTCTTTACCCAAGTTTGCCACGCTATCCAGCATGCTCACCAGAAGGGGATCATCCACGGAGATATCAAGCCCTCCAATATCATCGTAAGCGAGCACGATGGCGGTGCAGTGCCGCGCGTAATCGATTTCGGAATCGCAAGGGCTACGGAAGCTGGTTTCAGCGAGATGATGCTTTTTTCCGGGCCTGATAAACAGGTTCTCGGAACGCCCTCCTACATGAGCCCAGAGCAGGTCCAGCTTGGTGGTTTGGATGTGGATACGCGCAGCGACGTTTATAGCCTAGGCGTACTGCTTTATGAGCTGCTAACGGGAGTGACGCCCTTCGATAAAGACCGATTGGCCTTTGTAGGAATCGCGGATTTGAGGCGAATCATTGGCCATGAAAATCCGCCGTTGCCATCCGAACGCTTCTCCAAGCTGGACAAGAATGAGGCTCTCGAGATCGCGGAGAAGTTGAACAAGACTCCCGGTGGTTTGGTGGACCGCCTGAAGGGGGATTTGGACTGCATCATCATGAAGGCGATGTCCAAGGACCGCCGCCGGCGCTACGAGACTGCGGATGCTTTGGCTACGGAGCTGAAGCGGTATTTGGAAGACGAGCCAGTCATGGCCCATCCGCCCTCGTTCTTCTACACGCATCGGAAAATGGTGAAACGGAATCGGCCCGTTTTCATCGCCTCTACTGTCGTCACGCTGACGCTGATTTTCGGACTCGGCTTATCGACATGGCTACTGCTCAGGGAGCGTGAGGCCCGTCAACGAGCAGAAGCCGCGGAGCAAATTCAGGCCCGCCTTCGCCAAGAGGCCGAGTTTCGGCAGCAGTTAACCAGTGCCGCGATGCTGGTGAGCGAGGAAGCGTTCGCTGAGGCAGATTTGATGGTGGGATCGATTGATCTCACGGAGGCCACCATGGAGGGCTCGGCCGTGGTGCGGGCCTTGGGAGATTGGCACGTTACCAATGGGCGTTGGCGATTGGCGGCGGAGCGTTTCAAGACCTTGCTGCAGATAAATCAGCTCGAGGGGCAGGACATCGCCACTCTGGACTATTTGGAGCTCGGGCCCGTTTTGATCGAACTTGGCGATTTGGACGAATACGATCGCTTTCGCAGGGAGGCCACGGAGCGGTTCAGTGGGGTTGAGATACCTTTTGCCGACCGCATCCTCAAGATCAGCCTACTCGCTTCGGCCAACGAGAGTATGCTCGCCTCCTTGGAGCCGTTTGCGGAAGCTGCGGTCCAGGCTGTGGAAGTAGGGGAGGAAGCTGGCGACACTTTTCAAGCCTCGTGGGGATCGATGTCGCTCGCCCTCTACGAATACCGCAGGGGCAACTACCCGAGAGCGGTTTCCTATGCAAATCGATGCCTGAGCTATCCTGATCCGAACGCGTCGCGAAATGCCACGGCGAAGCTGATTCAAGCGATGGCATTCTACAAGATGGGTCGCACGGATGAAGCGAGGGAGTCTTTCCAGGCCGGATCGAAAGTTATCGAAGAGAAATTTGAAAATGAGCTAATACGTGGAAACCCTGTATTAGGCTTTTGGTTCGACTGGATTTTCGCCCGAATAATCGAAAGAGAATCTTCTCGGCTTTTAGGTAATTAA
- a CDS encoding MFS transporter produces MKNSKLSVIEKLGFGAGDMSINVMVAALFYFMSYFYTDIFGLDPVHMATLFMVARFVDAFTDPMMGLITDKFKWKWGRFRPYFLILALPYGVSMMLLFTTPNFDYASKLIWAYATYLFATLMFTGVAIPYISYIGVLTSDTKERLSANGYRMTFAKIANAVIVFSVPILAKQWSGPDGDLGRGYQLAMGLMSGIGVLLLLACFFTTRERVEHKADKQPIGRQVALLLKNDQWLVLAAACIVGTLGYAVRGGVAIFYAKYYLGGNEWVQSSFMTSGIIAATISMVASTWITKKYCKVGLFRWSQILTGVISVLMYLVVTPDDIVMAFVFYVAISFVVDLHAPVFWSAIAEAVDYGHFKNGERVSGLAFGGISFCQKAGGAFAGLVVGLLLSYFGYEKDVVQSENTLKGIALMLTVIPGFFHALLGVMMYKYKITDQFYDNMVEESGILKPADSE; encoded by the coding sequence ATGAAAAATTCTAAACTCAGCGTCATTGAAAAGTTAGGCTTCGGCGCCGGTGACATGTCTATCAATGTCATGGTGGCGGCCTTGTTCTACTTCATGTCGTACTTCTATACCGATATCTTCGGTCTAGATCCGGTACACATGGCCACGCTCTTCATGGTCGCTCGCTTTGTGGATGCTTTCACAGATCCGATGATGGGCCTGATCACGGACAAGTTCAAATGGAAGTGGGGGCGCTTTCGGCCGTATTTCCTCATCCTAGCCCTTCCGTACGGGGTTTCGATGATGCTGCTTTTCACGACTCCAAACTTCGACTACGCCTCGAAGTTGATCTGGGCCTACGCGACTTATCTGTTTGCGACCTTGATGTTCACTGGGGTGGCCATCCCGTATATTTCATATATCGGTGTCCTAACTTCGGATACGAAGGAGCGTTTGTCGGCGAACGGCTATCGCATGACTTTCGCTAAGATCGCAAACGCGGTAATCGTATTCTCAGTACCAATTCTAGCCAAGCAGTGGAGCGGTCCAGATGGCGATCTCGGGCGTGGATACCAGTTGGCGATGGGCTTGATGTCGGGTATCGGCGTGTTGCTTTTACTGGCCTGTTTTTTCACCACCCGTGAGCGAGTCGAGCACAAGGCGGACAAGCAACCGATTGGTCGACAAGTCGCACTGCTTTTAAAGAACGATCAATGGCTTGTTTTGGCAGCTGCTTGTATCGTGGGAACGCTGGGGTATGCGGTTCGTGGAGGCGTAGCGATTTTCTATGCCAAATATTACTTGGGAGGAAACGAGTGGGTTCAGTCCAGCTTTATGACTTCCGGTATTATTGCAGCGACTATCTCAATGGTCGCCTCCACTTGGATAACCAAGAAGTATTGTAAAGTCGGCCTGTTCCGTTGGTCTCAGATCCTGACCGGAGTGATTAGTGTGCTTATGTATCTGGTAGTGACGCCGGACGATATAGTAATGGCCTTCGTGTTCTATGTGGCGATTTCCTTCGTGGTCGATTTGCATGCGCCTGTTTTCTGGTCGGCAATCGCTGAGGCGGTAGACTATGGCCATTTCAAAAACGGGGAGCGCGTTTCAGGTTTGGCGTTTGGAGGTATTTCCTTTTGCCAGAAGGCAGGGGGCGCTTTTGCCGGCTTAGTGGTTGGCTTGCTTCTCAGCTACTTTGGATACGAGAAAGATGTCGTCCAGTCGGAGAACACACTCAAAGGCATCGCTCTCATGCTTACTGTGATACCTGGGTTCTTTCACGCACTTCTCGGAGTGATGATGTACAAGTACAAGATTACCGACCAATTCTATGACAATATGGTTGAGGAAAGCGGTATCCTGAAACCCGCGGATTCCGAGTAA
- a CDS encoding glycoside hydrolase family 43 protein, whose protein sequence is METQPTPLILQRADPHILKAPDGYYYFSASVPEYDRLELRRSKTIEGLVEAEKVTVWTKPDEGPFSDLIWAPEIHYNRGAWYIYFAGAPSREIKYDLFQHRMYAICTTAENPLEGEWSEPVQIDTGIDTFCLDATTFEHGGDLFYVWAQKEIGIEGNSNLYIAKMDTPLTLATDPVRLSIPEFDWEIRVFWVNEGPSILKRNGKIFLSYSASATDENYAMGLLYADQDSDLLDPSSWTKSKTPVLCSNLECKHYGPGHNSFTVSEDGKDDLLVYHAREYTEIEGDPLWDPNRHTFVKKLLWDDSGMPIFDERLTS, encoded by the coding sequence ATGGAAACACAACCGACTCCACTTATCTTGCAACGTGCGGACCCGCATATACTCAAGGCTCCAGACGGCTACTACTATTTTTCCGCTTCAGTGCCTGAATACGATCGCCTCGAGCTAAGACGCTCGAAGACGATAGAAGGGTTAGTAGAAGCCGAAAAGGTTACGGTTTGGACAAAGCCTGATGAAGGTCCGTTTTCTGATCTGATTTGGGCTCCAGAAATTCACTACAATCGAGGTGCGTGGTACATTTATTTTGCAGGGGCTCCATCGCGGGAGATCAAGTATGATCTGTTCCAGCATCGAATGTATGCCATATGCACTACGGCGGAAAATCCGCTGGAAGGGGAATGGTCCGAGCCGGTTCAGATTGATACCGGTATCGACACGTTTTGCCTAGATGCGACTACTTTTGAACATGGTGGCGACTTGTTTTATGTCTGGGCTCAAAAGGAGATTGGTATCGAAGGAAATTCCAATCTTTACATAGCTAAAATGGATACGCCTCTGACACTTGCGACCGATCCGGTCCGGCTAAGTATCCCGGAGTTCGATTGGGAAATCCGTGTTTTTTGGGTGAATGAAGGGCCTTCGATCCTCAAGCGAAACGGGAAGATATTCTTATCCTACTCTGCGAGCGCTACGGACGAGAACTATGCCATGGGCCTACTTTACGCAGACCAGGATAGCGATCTGCTCGATCCCAGTAGTTGGACCAAAAGCAAGACTCCAGTTCTTTGTTCGAACTTAGAGTGCAAGCACTACGGCCCGGGTCATAACAGCTTTACCGTTTCAGAAGACGGAAAAGATGACCTGCTTGTGTATCACGCTCGTGAATATACTGAAATCGAAGGTGATCCGCTTTGGGATCCAAATCGCCATACTTTCGTTAAGAAGTTGCTATGGGACGATTCAGGCATGCCCATCTTCGATGAACGCCTAACTTCGTAG
- a CDS encoding family 43 glycosylhydrolase: MNRFFKSLLFVCGFSVLASCHADEPADVSEAVNLLPHDVVAHDPVIIKDGETFYLFTTGPGVTVWKSEDLKRWTMQGPIFDPVPEWTNKEVAGFQGHMWAPDISYHDGKFYLYYSVSTFGKNNSCIGLATNTTLDPENPSFKWVDEGIVVQSKPDRDDWNAIDPNLILDEDGTPYLAFGSFWSGLKIAELNADMTRIVEPEVEPLPLASRVKAFETLESGETISVAGNTAIEGPFIYKRGQYFYLFASIDFCCRGLDSTYRMIYGRSEDVLGPYVDKQGHALLDGGGSLLKSGDERWQGVGHNAVCELDGVEYVIFHGYDGNTERGLPKLHIEALNWTEDGWPELTEQE, translated from the coding sequence ATGAATCGCTTTTTTAAGAGTCTACTATTTGTTTGCGGCTTTTCAGTGTTGGCGTCCTGCCATGCTGACGAACCGGCTGACGTGTCAGAAGCGGTTAATCTGCTTCCTCATGACGTGGTCGCTCACGACCCAGTAATCATTAAGGATGGAGAGACTTTCTACCTCTTCACGACTGGACCAGGGGTGACGGTTTGGAAATCTGAAGATTTGAAACGGTGGACCATGCAGGGACCCATTTTCGATCCTGTGCCGGAATGGACGAACAAAGAGGTCGCTGGTTTTCAGGGACACATGTGGGCTCCGGACATCAGCTACCACGACGGTAAATTTTACCTCTATTATTCTGTATCCACATTTGGCAAAAACAATTCCTGTATAGGACTTGCCACGAATACGACATTGGATCCTGAGAACCCTAGTTTCAAATGGGTTGATGAGGGGATTGTGGTTCAATCGAAGCCTGACCGTGATGACTGGAACGCGATCGATCCGAATCTGATTCTCGATGAGGATGGGACTCCCTATCTGGCATTCGGCTCGTTCTGGAGCGGACTCAAGATCGCGGAACTTAACGCTGACATGACTCGGATTGTTGAGCCCGAGGTGGAACCGCTTCCTTTGGCCAGTCGAGTGAAGGCATTTGAAACATTGGAGTCAGGTGAAACAATATCCGTGGCTGGCAATACTGCCATCGAGGGACCTTTCATTTACAAAAGAGGGCAATATTTCTACCTCTTCGCGTCGATCGATTTCTGCTGTCGCGGTTTGGATAGCACCTACCGCATGATATACGGCCGTTCGGAGGATGTACTTGGCCCGTATGTCGATAAGCAAGGCCACGCTCTCCTAGATGGTGGCGGAAGTTTACTCAAAAGCGGAGACGAGCGTTGGCAGGGAGTAGGGCACAATGCCGTTTGCGAATTGGACGGAGTGGAATATGTTATATTTCATGGATACGACGGAAATACGGAGCGAGGGCTGCCCAAGCTTCATATTGAAGCCTTGAATTGGACCGAAGATGGTTGGCCAGAGTTGACGGAGCAGGAGTAA
- a CDS encoding TonB-dependent receptor encodes MTPNTLPANTGALGSAARRRKSLGYSLALVLSLVCGATSSYGQEATDEDDEIFELGPYIVEGSIRESLIEGLEIKKESFQMVDALVAEDIGKFPDNNVVEALQRVTGVQVTDRASGEVSSVSIRGLSDIATTVNGRNIFTSTGRSVALQDIPASLLYRVDVYKTRSAAEIEQGIAGVIDIKTQRPFYFDGEKTVVAVRGIYQELADSLDPNISALYTNTWELDNGAKFGALINLSYAETNYRDQSVTAGAMVPFWTDEQPDGYVPYQRIFDTAIWTPGLENGLPFDEGSTLTVNGEEYEYVLSRDAVFGNTLDGSRERPAANISLQYAPNEDAEYTFEAFYNGYRAETFNQLHFAFADWWGSLGDDPAANVELYPGTNIVKSRDNVGFPYGFQSGDYFNGKTDSYLYALGGKWNISDKFKLTADLSFQDSVYEGQFFAMRLDRVHSEIDVDFNSASGFPAWNFGEADDLNDPASWNVAQLWDNADKSEGDSMELLIDGDYNLKAGIIDGIKFGLRYDDRGAKFSDRYIDERLGYVPFLGANLADYPDLVYQSTGFFDGRSDLPDSYLVPNAYYTWENHEEVLGWYGLPGLDDPLYALETVFDVNEVTTSAYAVANFKTELGGKNLDGQFGLRYVNVDTDMSFYDSDAGAFTDASVSTDDILPSFTVRYDAADNFRIRFSYGETLRRPGFNDLNPIINYVDDVTGIGYGTASGGNPNLVATTSKNYDLAFEYYMENAGSLHATLFRRDIEGLVVSFRNRVTYEGYDYILSQPDNTSNGELEGVEIGWVYFPKDLPGVLDGFGVQAAYTMLDSIQDIPLTDATGTVIGTESSPFYGVSDSSYSAVLAYEKEKWSSRLSYVWREDWLNNAEAALFANPLGVWRKPQQSLDFQFTYNVSDDFKITLDATNVTDEEYKSYYVYPETHNFGNWLISRTVAIGARYSF; translated from the coding sequence ATGACCCCAAATACCCTCCCCGCTAATACCGGGGCTCTCGGATCGGCTGCACGCCGCCGAAAGTCCTTGGGCTATTCGCTCGCGCTCGTGCTTTCGCTCGTTTGCGGCGCAACCTCTTCCTACGGGCAAGAGGCTACCGACGAAGACGATGAAATTTTCGAACTCGGCCCTTACATCGTAGAAGGCAGTATTCGTGAAAGTTTGATCGAAGGTCTCGAAATCAAAAAGGAATCTTTCCAAATGGTCGACGCCCTCGTGGCGGAAGACATTGGTAAGTTCCCAGACAACAACGTTGTTGAAGCGTTGCAACGCGTCACTGGCGTGCAGGTCACTGACCGTGCATCGGGTGAAGTTTCATCGGTTTCCATTCGCGGTTTGAGCGACATCGCGACAACCGTTAACGGGCGTAACATCTTTACGTCTACTGGGCGTTCGGTGGCTTTGCAGGATATTCCCGCATCACTTTTGTATCGAGTGGATGTTTATAAGACACGTTCCGCTGCCGAGATAGAGCAAGGGATCGCCGGTGTTATCGACATAAAGACGCAACGCCCTTTCTACTTCGACGGCGAAAAGACTGTGGTTGCCGTTCGTGGTATCTATCAGGAATTGGCCGATTCTCTCGATCCGAATATCAGCGCCCTCTACACCAACACTTGGGAATTGGACAATGGCGCAAAGTTTGGTGCTTTGATTAACTTGTCGTATGCGGAAACTAACTACCGCGATCAAAGCGTAACCGCTGGGGCGATGGTTCCATTTTGGACAGACGAGCAACCAGATGGTTACGTTCCCTATCAACGTATCTTCGATACGGCTATCTGGACTCCTGGTCTAGAAAACGGTTTGCCTTTCGATGAAGGATCCACTCTCACGGTCAATGGAGAGGAATATGAATACGTTCTCTCTCGTGACGCGGTATTTGGTAATACACTCGATGGTTCGCGCGAGCGTCCCGCTGCAAACATCTCCCTGCAGTATGCTCCCAACGAGGATGCGGAGTACACCTTCGAAGCGTTCTACAACGGATACCGTGCTGAGACCTTCAACCAGTTGCACTTCGCTTTTGCGGACTGGTGGGGTTCTCTTGGCGATGATCCCGCTGCAAACGTAGAGTTGTATCCAGGAACCAATATCGTTAAGTCTCGTGACAACGTGGGCTTCCCATACGGCTTCCAAAGTGGTGACTACTTCAATGGGAAGACGGACAGTTATCTCTATGCCTTGGGTGGTAAGTGGAACATCAGCGACAAGTTCAAACTGACTGCTGACCTCTCCTTCCAAGATAGCGTTTACGAAGGTCAGTTCTTCGCGATGCGTCTCGACCGTGTTCACAGCGAGATCGACGTCGACTTCAACTCGGCCAGTGGATTCCCTGCATGGAACTTCGGCGAAGCCGATGACCTCAACGATCCAGCTAGTTGGAACGTAGCTCAGCTTTGGGACAACGCCGATAAGAGCGAAGGCGATTCGATGGAGCTACTCATCGACGGTGACTACAACCTCAAGGCAGGGATCATCGACGGTATCAAGTTTGGTCTTCGTTATGACGACCGTGGCGCTAAGTTCTCGGATCGCTACATTGACGAACGTCTAGGATACGTACCGTTCTTGGGCGCGAACCTCGCAGACTACCCAGATTTGGTTTACCAAAGCACAGGCTTCTTCGACGGTCGTTCCGACCTTCCTGATTCCTACCTCGTTCCAAACGCTTACTACACATGGGAAAACCATGAAGAAGTACTCGGTTGGTACGGACTGCCAGGACTCGATGATCCTCTATATGCTCTAGAAACCGTCTTTGACGTGAATGAAGTAACGACCTCTGCGTATGCAGTTGCTAACTTCAAGACAGAGCTCGGCGGCAAGAACCTAGACGGTCAGTTTGGTCTACGTTACGTAAATGTGGATACAGACATGTCTTTCTATGACTCCGACGCTGGCGCATTCACGGATGCATCCGTTTCTACAGACGACATTCTGCCAAGCTTCACCGTTCGCTACGATGCTGCAGATAACTTCCGTATTCGTTTCAGCTACGGTGAAACGCTTCGTCGCCCAGGTTTCAATGACCTGAATCCAATCATCAACTACGTGGATGACGTAACTGGTATCGGTTACGGTACCGCATCGGGTGGTAATCCAAACTTGGTTGCTACTACATCCAAGAACTACGACTTGGCTTTCGAATACTACATGGAAAACGCTGGCTCCCTCCATGCGACGCTTTTCAGACGTGATATCGAAGGCTTAGTGGTTAGCTTCCGTAACCGTGTTACCTACGAAGGTTACGATTACATCCTCTCTCAGCCGGACAACACCTCCAACGGTGAGCTAGAAGGCGTGGAGATCGGCTGGGTTTACTTCCCAAAGGATTTGCCAGGCGTACTTGACGGCTTCGGTGTACAGGCAGCTTACACGATGCTCGATTCCATTCAGGATATTCCGCTTACGGATGCTACCGGTACTGTCATTGGAACCGAGTCTAGCCCATTCTATGGTGTATCCGATTCTTCTTACAGCGCCGTGCTTGCTTACGAAAAGGAAAAATGGAGTTCCCGTCTCTCCTACGTTTGGCGTGAAGATTGGCTGAACAATGCGGAGGCTGCTCTTTTCGCTAACCCACTGGGTGTATGGCGTAAACCACAGCAGAGCTTGGACTTCCAGTTCACCTACAATGTGTCGGATGATTTCAAGATCACACTCGATGCAACCAACGTGACTGATGAGGAGTACAAGAGCTACTACGTTTACCCAGAGACTCACAACTTTGGTAACTGGCTAATCAGCCGCACCGTAGCAATCGGAGCACGCTACTCATTCTAA
- a CDS encoding helix-turn-helix domain-containing protein, translated as MQKLTRLSSMREDVFARIDGGAEEIRTNTSYYWDNSKRLESNRINLQRTLSGEGFFEESNGRRYAVPQGTMMAFTQRENSRYGYPATGSQPYHLQYLSIDSSASANPLFNRIRQDFGPVLSIPDQSESGILFQEAYERFNQGNFRDRYHESELIIRLFTAIYRQQVAETQGSNPIEYCYHLLHNRYADAITLKGIAKTCGVTREHLIRAFTKRYHTSPGAMLRELRLSHAKGMLESTSLPIEQIAAASGFSSSNVFCRAFRNTYHTSPARHRSLLR; from the coding sequence GTGCAAAAATTGACACGTCTTTCCTCCATGAGGGAAGACGTTTTTGCTCGTATAGATGGCGGTGCGGAAGAAATACGCACCAACACGAGCTACTACTGGGACAACTCTAAACGGCTAGAATCCAACCGCATAAACCTGCAGCGCACCCTCTCGGGTGAAGGCTTTTTCGAAGAATCAAACGGACGACGCTACGCAGTGCCCCAAGGGACCATGATGGCCTTCACGCAGCGGGAAAACTCCCGCTATGGCTATCCTGCCACTGGTTCACAGCCATACCACCTACAGTACCTATCCATCGACTCATCCGCTTCCGCCAACCCTTTATTTAACCGTATCCGTCAAGATTTCGGTCCGGTTCTATCCATCCCAGATCAGTCCGAGTCAGGGATCCTTTTCCAAGAAGCCTACGAGCGATTCAACCAAGGCAACTTTCGAGATCGCTACCACGAATCGGAACTGATCATTCGCCTCTTCACGGCAATCTATCGCCAGCAGGTAGCGGAGACTCAGGGCAGCAACCCGATCGAATACTGTTACCACCTGCTACACAACCGCTACGCTGACGCTATCACGCTTAAAGGCATCGCTAAAACGTGCGGCGTGACACGGGAGCACTTAATCAGAGCGTTTACCAAGCGCTACCACACTTCGCCCGGCGCAATGCTGAGGGAGCTACGCCTCTCCCACGCCAAGGGTATGCTGGAGTCAACCTCCCTTCCCATCGAACAAATTGCTGCCGCATCCGGGTTCTCGTCCTCCAACGTCTTTTGTAGGGCGTTTCGCAATACATATCACACCAGCCCTGCTCGGCATAGGAGCTTACTTCGGTAA
- a CDS encoding glycoside hydrolase family 27 protein has product MEIRNHQVRGLFASLRKIAAVGIASALAATTVAQKFEGLALTPPMGFNTWNTFESNISEELILDTAREMKANGMLEAGYEYIVLDDCWSLRERDPEGYLVPDPEKFPNGIKGLADKLHEMGFKMGIYSDAGKTTCAGYPGSQGHEYQDARTFASWGIDYLKYDWCATGTRDPIEAYTTMRDALYAAGRPIVFSICEWGTADPWLWGEDIGHLWRISGDIYDCWDCEQEWSRGFKVILDLYHDKKPSVVGNDGLGMYSGPDGWNDLDMLEVGNPGLTLAESRSHFTLWAMVASPLMAGNDMRIITPEIVDILTNKDVIAVNQDKDGVAAWRYRIVPDSYEIWIKPLNGGDWAVCVLNTADEAQEIHIEWERLERAIQGEFDVRDLWADKDLGDTHTDLTAEVGSHDVLMMRLTKK; this is encoded by the coding sequence ATGGAAATTAGAAATCACCAAGTCCGAGGCCTATTCGCCTCGTTGAGGAAAATAGCGGCGGTCGGTATAGCCAGCGCCTTAGCAGCTACCACCGTAGCTCAAAAATTCGAGGGGCTCGCCCTCACTCCTCCCATGGGTTTCAATACCTGGAACACTTTCGAGTCCAACATTAGCGAGGAACTTATCCTAGACACCGCTCGCGAGATGAAGGCCAATGGGATGCTCGAAGCCGGCTACGAGTACATCGTGCTCGACGACTGCTGGTCTCTTCGGGAACGCGACCCGGAAGGTTATCTAGTGCCCGACCCGGAGAAATTCCCCAACGGCATCAAAGGCTTGGCGGACAAGCTCCATGAAATGGGCTTTAAAATGGGTATCTACAGCGACGCCGGTAAAACCACTTGCGCCGGTTATCCTGGGAGCCAAGGACACGAGTACCAAGACGCCCGTACCTTCGCCTCTTGGGGAATTGATTATCTGAAATACGACTGGTGCGCCACCGGTACTCGAGACCCAATCGAAGCCTACACCACCATGCGCGACGCCCTCTACGCAGCAGGTCGCCCCATCGTATTCTCAATTTGCGAATGGGGTACCGCCGATCCATGGCTCTGGGGCGAAGACATTGGACACCTATGGCGAATCTCCGGCGACATTTACGACTGCTGGGATTGCGAACAGGAATGGTCGCGAGGATTCAAAGTTATCCTGGACCTATACCACGACAAGAAACCTTCCGTGGTTGGGAACGACGGATTGGGCATGTACTCGGGACCAGACGGCTGGAACGACCTCGATATGCTCGAGGTCGGAAACCCCGGTTTGACGCTGGCGGAATCCCGTTCCCACTTCACCCTCTGGGCTATGGTCGCCTCTCCTCTCATGGCCGGCAACGACATGCGGATCATCACTCCGGAAATCGTAGATATCCTCACCAACAAAGACGTTATTGCAGTTAACCAGGACAAAGACGGCGTGGCCGCTTGGCGCTACCGCATCGTTCCCGATAGCTACGAGATTTGGATCAAACCCCTCAATGGCGGAGATTGGGCAGTCTGCGTTCTGAATACAGCGGACGAAGCTCAGGAAATTCACATCGAATGGGAGCGACTAGAGCGTGCCATTCAAGGCGAATTCGATGTGCGTGACCTCTGGGCAGACAAGGATCTTGGCGACACCCACACAGACCTCACCGCTGAAGTAGGCAGCCACGACGTACTGATGATGCGTCTGACCAAGAAGTAG